One window from the genome of Macrobrachium rosenbergii isolate ZJJX-2024 chromosome 2, ASM4041242v1, whole genome shotgun sequence encodes:
- the LOC136843091 gene encoding uncharacterized protein — protein MVATSSVTFCGFQTSKDSISADSNKVVAIKDIPTPTNLTDLHSFMGLVNQLPDFMPEIANTAQASRPLMSPKCAFEVQASSSAYLTLSRAPVSQLTPQDETDCDEAGPYIRTITTTHAAAQEDNASPQDTDRIIQDLRASAREDLSADGRPQLTSCEFRDFMERWGVHHLVTSPHYTQSSGHAEVIVKAVKHLILKTAPSCNNDCEDFDCGLLG, from the exons ATGGTTGCCACCTCCAGCGTTACCTTCTGTGGATTCCAGACCTCTAAAGACAGCATTTCAGCGGACTCCAACAAAGTAGTAGCAATCAAGGACATCCCTACACCGACGAACCTGACAGATCTTCATTCATTCATGGGGTTAGTGAACCAATTGCCCGACTTTATGCCTGAAATAGCTAACACAGCTCAAGCCTCCAGGCCCCTCATGAGCCCCAAGTGTGCATTT GAGGTGCAGGCAAGCAGCTCGGCATACCTGACTCTGTCACGTGCCCCCGTCAGCCAGCTCACACCACAGGACGAAACTGACTGTGATGAGGCTGGACCATACATCAGGACCATTACCACCACTCATGCAGCAGCCCAAGAGGACAATGCCTCACCCCAGGACACTGACAGGATTATTCAAGATCTTCGTGCTTCAGCGAGGGAGGACCTGTC GGCTGATGGCAGACCTCAATTAACCAGCTGTGAATTCAGGGATTTCATGGAACGATGGGGAGTACATCATCTCGTTACTTCCCCACACTACACGCAGTCCAGTGGTCATGCTGAGGTCATTGTGAAGGCTGTGAAGCATCTTATACTGAAGACAGCACCCTCCTGCAACAATGACTGTGAAGACTTTGACTGTGGCCTCTTGGGTTAA
- the LOC136846821 gene encoding uncharacterized protein, producing MRMWLALERQRILEHTLDITLDTGLSVNEVLDALQEHIKSLHNENLHCRELLTCKQLEGESFSDFYTRYKNIAEEVDVCPSTPSVCEQTKMKIIILMGIMDEELTEKLIALDTNASLQDIIDTCCTYEVTRKVTSAIVLRPLELQEGCHPYHTMTEYFMPVMQPHARIHREVSSSRQHLQQLCPQGALGQGTELPCQTGPVLLLQPTGTLQQVLRCRKKTEMPNRDIMTSAAGRRKGMPNRVPLPVPSLLHPLGKNPSCLHMGRPSSIKTLQSISVSLSYGYITSRSQMLPDVGADVSVTVWALSNLTFCAFL from the coding sequence ATGAGGATGTGGCTTGCTTTGGAGAGACAAAGGATCCTCGAGCACACCCTAGACATAACTCTAGACACCGGATTAAGTGTCAACGAAGTCTTGGATGCCCTTCAAGAACACATCAAGAGCCTTCACAACGAGAATCTACATTGTAGGGAGCTGCTCACCTGCAAACAGTTAGAAGGAGAGTCTTTTTCAGACTTTTACACAAGATACAAGAACATTGCAGAGGAAGTAGATGTCTGCCCCAGTACACCTTCAGTTTGTGAGCAAACCAAAATGAAGATCATCATTCTCATGGGAATCATGGATGAAGAACTGACTGAGAAACTCATAGCCCTTGACACCAACGCCTCTCTACAGGATATTATCGACACATGTTGCACCTATGAGGTCACCAGGAAGGTCACTTCTGCAATTGTACTTCGCCCTCTCGAGCTACAGGAAGGGTGCCACCCCTATCACACTATGACAGAGTATTTCATGCCAGTCATGCAACCGCATGCACGGATCCACAGAGAAGTGTCCAGCAGCAGACAGCACCTACAGCAACTGTGCCCACAAGGGGCATTGGGCCAAGGCACAGAGTTGCCCTGCCAGACAGGTCCAGTGCTGCTACTGCAACCAACAGGGACATTACAACAAGTGCTGCGCTGCCGGAAGAAGACAGAGATGCCAAACAGGGACATTATGACAAGTGCTGCGGGAAGAAGAAAAGGGATGCCAAACAGGGTGCCACTTCCAGTGCCAAGCCTACTTCACCCTCTGGGCAAGAACCCCAGCTGTCTTCATATGGGAAGACCCTCTTCTATCAAGACACTGCAGTCAATCTCCGTTTCCCTCTCATATGGTTACATCACATCCAGGAGTCAGATGTTGCCAGACGTAGGTGCTGACGTCTCTGTTACAGTATGGGCCCTCAGCAACTTGACCTTCTGTGCATTCCTATGA